The Bacteroidota bacterium genome includes a region encoding these proteins:
- a CDS encoding CinA family nicotinamide mononucleotide deamidase-related protein — MRAVILSIGDEILNGTTINTNASFISTQIQPLGIDIYEVLAISDNADHILPTLSHYTEKVDFVFITGGLGPTKDDITKKTLCTYFNSTLVFHEDILIRLKAAFAKRNIPFTENNNDQAMYPDNCIILKNNLGTAQGMWFQKNKTVFISLPGVPFEMKGLITEEVIPKLKKDFQFPIILNKHIMTSGMSESLLAKKIESIESNLPQNVSLAFLPSPGVVKLRLTAKGNNQTELEKLLSAISSDIKLELGNFVFGEEAVLLEEFIGSQLKDLHATISTAESCTGGKIAQKLTSIPGSSEYFKGAIVSYTPEVKMKLLHVKEETLQQFGPVSEQTVNEMLNGAHQTLNSDFVIAVSGNAGPGSDGDNEPVGTIFVGVSGRGKKSIKKYFFNKNRDINIEYACMFALHDMRILLTECLG, encoded by the coding sequence ATGCGCGCTGTTATTTTAAGTATTGGAGATGAAATTTTGAACGGAACCACCATTAATACGAATGCAAGTTTTATTTCTACTCAAATTCAACCCCTCGGAATTGACATTTATGAAGTATTGGCCATTTCAGATAACGCAGATCATATTTTACCAACGCTTTCACATTATACAGAGAAAGTGGATTTTGTTTTTATAACCGGTGGACTTGGGCCAACCAAAGACGACATCACTAAAAAAACATTATGCACCTATTTTAATAGCACTTTGGTTTTTCATGAAGATATTTTAATACGATTAAAGGCAGCCTTCGCAAAAAGAAATATCCCTTTTACAGAAAATAATAACGATCAGGCAATGTATCCCGACAATTGTATCATTCTTAAAAATAATCTGGGAACTGCTCAGGGAATGTGGTTTCAAAAAAACAAAACCGTTTTTATTTCGTTACCCGGTGTTCCATTTGAAATGAAAGGATTAATAACGGAAGAAGTAATTCCTAAATTAAAAAAAGATTTTCAATTTCCAATAATACTGAATAAACATATTATGACAAGTGGTATGAGTGAAAGTCTGCTTGCAAAAAAAATAGAATCTATTGAAAGTAATTTACCGCAAAATGTTTCACTGGCATTTTTACCTTCACCGGGAGTGGTAAAATTACGACTCACTGCCAAGGGCAATAATCAGACTGAATTAGAAAAACTTTTATCCGCAATTTCATCAGATATAAAATTGGAGTTAGGAAATTTTGTATTTGGAGAAGAGGCTGTTTTACTTGAAGAATTTATTGGCTCTCAGCTAAAAGATCTCCATGCTACAATTTCTACTGCAGAAAGTTGCACTGGAGGAAAGATCGCACAAAAATTAACGAGCATTCCCGGGTCATCCGAATATTTTAAGGGGGCTATCGTTTCCTATACCCCTGAGGTGAAAATGAAATTGCTTCATGTGAAGGAAGAAACTCTACAACAATTCGGGCCTGTAAGTGAACAAACAGTAAACGAAATGTTGAATGGAGCTCATCAAACACTAAATTCCGATTTTGTTATTGCAGTCTCCGGAAATGCAGGCCCCGGTAGCGATGGCGACAATGAACCGGTAGGTACAATCTTCGTGGGAGTTTCGGGAAGGGGGAAAAAGTCGATAAAAAAGTATTTTTTCAACAAGAACCGTGACATCAATATTGAATATGCATGCATGTTTGCACTGCATGATATGCGCATTCTGTTAACCGAATGCCTTGGTTAA
- a CDS encoding outer membrane beta-barrel protein, which translates to MKNIFFASLLFLSVTAYSQIDLGLYAGPNFANVNMKSPDLNSDSRTGFQAGTFIRFGKLLYGQVGMEYQMVKTNFSGLDATDIFQSDDVKFNYINVPLYAGFNLVPVIDRLVNVRVYGGPEIACLLDVPLNEFDFTRDDFSAVKVNGVVGAGVDVLFFSLDAGYSFNTVDLFKNDFDGKAHYAFINAGLKF; encoded by the coding sequence ATGAAAAATATCTTTTTTGCTTCCTTACTCTTTTTAAGTGTAACAGCATATTCGCAGATTGATCTGGGTTTGTATGCAGGGCCAAATTTTGCCAATGTAAATATGAAATCACCGGATCTAAACTCCGACTCGAGAACAGGTTTTCAGGCAGGTACTTTCATAAGGTTTGGAAAACTTTTATATGGTCAGGTTGGAATGGAATATCAGATGGTTAAAACCAATTTTTCCGGTTTAGATGCAACAGACATTTTTCAATCAGATGATGTAAAATTTAATTATATTAATGTGCCTCTTTACGCAGGATTTAATTTAGTACCTGTTATTGACAGATTAGTAAATGTTCGCGTTTATGGTGGACCGGAAATAGCATGTTTATTGGATGTGCCTTTAAATGAATTTGATTTTACCAGAGATGATTTCAGTGCAGTAAAAGTAAATGGAGTTGTAGGGGCAGGAGTGGACGTACTATTTTTCTCCCTCGATGCAGGTTATAGTTTTAATACTGTTGATCTTTTCAAAAATGATTTTGACGGAAAAGCCCACTACGCATTTATAAATGCCGGCTTAAAATTCTAA
- a CDS encoding peptidylprolyl isomerase has protein sequence MKKTSLLFALVIVLQSLVFAQSDKKKYKHLPDGLYAEVQTTKGNILLFLEFQKTPLTVANFVGLAEGKIQNTAKPLGTPYYDSLKFHRVIADFMIQGGDPSGNGSGGPGYSFKDEFHSDLRHTGPGILSMANAGKFTNGSQFFITHKETSWLDNKHAVFGHVVEGQDVVNSIAQGDMINHIKIIRKGKAVKKYDPAAIFKEYEEKGDVKRK, from the coding sequence ATGAAAAAAACAAGTTTATTATTTGCACTCGTGATCGTATTACAATCTTTGGTGTTTGCACAAAGTGATAAAAAGAAATACAAACATCTTCCTGATGGTTTATATGCAGAGGTGCAAACTACTAAAGGCAATATTTTATTATTCCTCGAATTTCAAAAAACACCTCTCACCGTAGCAAATTTTGTAGGATTAGCAGAAGGTAAGATCCAGAATACTGCTAAACCTTTAGGAACACCTTATTACGACAGTTTAAAATTTCATCGTGTAATTGCTGACTTTATGATACAAGGTGGTGACCCAAGCGGTAATGGTAGCGGTGGGCCAGGATATTCATTCAAAGATGAATTTCACAGCGACCTACGTCATACCGGTCCCGGAATATTATCTATGGCAAATGCAGGAAAATTCACCAACGGTAGCCAGTTTTTTATCACACACAAAGAAACCTCTTGGCTCGATAATAAACATGCTGTTTTTGGACACGTAGTTGAAGGACAAGATGTAGTAAATTCTATAGCCCAGGGTGATATGATAAATCATATTAAAATTATCCGCAAAGGAAAGGCTGTAAAGAAATACGATCCTGCAGCGATATTTAAGGAATATGAGGAGAAGGGGGATGTGAAAAGAAAATGA
- a CDS encoding DUF4197 domain-containing protein yields MFKKVIFGILTIGMLTGSTCDPQVMEDVLNTVIGTTITEQEAANGLKEALVQGATNGSDLLSVVNGYLGNPQVKIPFPPEAQKIESTLRNLGLNKMCDDVVNSVNHAAENAAIEAKAVLTNSIRQMTIADAMNILFGANDAATEYLKKTTTAELTAKFTPIVQSSLNKVGATKYWTDAINYYNKIPLVEDMNPDLTGYVTQKALDGLFLMIEKEELKIRQDPGARVADIVQKVFAYYDANK; encoded by the coding sequence ATGTTTAAGAAAGTAATATTTGGAATACTTACAATAGGAATGTTGACAGGATCCACCTGTGATCCACAGGTAATGGAAGATGTGTTAAACACCGTTATCGGAACAACTATAACAGAACAGGAGGCAGCCAATGGTTTAAAGGAGGCATTGGTGCAAGGTGCAACTAATGGATCTGATCTATTATCGGTGGTAAATGGTTATTTAGGCAATCCGCAGGTTAAAATTCCATTTCCTCCGGAGGCGCAAAAAATTGAATCTACATTACGCAACCTTGGTCTAAATAAAATGTGTGATGATGTTGTGAATTCGGTAAATCATGCCGCGGAGAATGCTGCGATTGAAGCTAAAGCTGTGCTTACAAATTCTATACGACAGATGACAATAGCTGATGCCATGAATATTTTATTTGGAGCAAATGATGCTGCTACCGAATACCTTAAAAAAACTACCACGGCGGAATTAACGGCTAAATTCACCCCCATCGTTCAAAGTTCATTAAATAAGGTTGGTGCCACCAAATACTGGACTGACGCAATAAATTATTACAATAAAATACCCCTTGTGGAGGATATGAATCCTGATCTCACTGGATATGTCACCCAAAAAGCACTTGACGGTTTATTTCTTATGATAGAAAAAGAGGAGTTAAAGATCCGACAGGATCCTGGTGCGCGGGTTGCAGATATCGTTCAAAAGGTATTTGCCTATTACGATGCGAATAAATAA
- a CDS encoding MBL fold metallo-hydrolase has product MYIEQLYTNCLAEAAYYIESDGIAAIIDPLRETEPYIEKAKSRNATIKYIFETHFHADFVSGHIDLAKRTGAQIIYGPEANTNYSVINAKDGEEFQIGKIKIKALHTPGHTLESTCYLLSDEEGKNHCIFTGDTLFVGDVGRPDLLDGVMTKEELASKMYDSLNNKIKVLEDDVIVYPAHGPGSACGKSMGKETFSTIGIQKKTNYALQEMTREAFILSVTDGLSVPPQYFFEDARINKNGYDSIDSIIKKNTTPLNIDALEQAVQNGALILDTRIADHFEKGFIESSLNIGLNGMFAVWVGTLIDINTPLVLITDIGKEEETVLRLARVGYENVLGYLEGGIATWEDAGKPVETVNTISAEEMTQYYGDAGYTILDVRKPSEFDTEHIKGAINIQLSEIENRLGELDADKKYIIHCAAGYRSMMAASILKSNGIENFMNVAGGWGSIKKTSLPTEVSVGEMI; this is encoded by the coding sequence ATGTATATCGAACAACTTTATACAAATTGTCTGGCGGAAGCAGCATATTACATTGAGAGTGATGGCATAGCTGCTATTATCGATCCACTGAGAGAAACTGAACCTTATATAGAAAAGGCAAAAAGCCGCAATGCAACGATCAAATATATTTTTGAAACACATTTTCATGCTGATTTTGTTTCAGGGCATATCGACCTTGCAAAACGTACAGGAGCACAAATTATATATGGCCCTGAAGCAAATACCAATTATTCAGTGATAAATGCAAAAGACGGTGAAGAATTTCAGATCGGAAAAATAAAAATAAAAGCCTTACATACTCCCGGTCATACATTGGAATCAACCTGTTATTTACTTAGCGATGAAGAAGGTAAAAATCATTGCATATTTACCGGTGATACTTTATTTGTTGGTGATGTAGGCCGTCCTGATCTTTTGGATGGTGTTATGACAAAAGAAGAACTCGCTTCAAAAATGTACGACTCCTTAAATAATAAAATAAAAGTTTTGGAGGATGATGTAATTGTATATCCCGCACATGGTCCCGGAAGTGCTTGTGGTAAAAGTATGGGTAAAGAAACTTTTTCCACCATTGGAATTCAGAAAAAGACAAATTACGCTTTGCAGGAAATGACAAGAGAAGCATTTATTCTTTCGGTAACGGATGGATTATCTGTTCCTCCTCAATATTTTTTTGAAGATGCCCGTATTAATAAAAATGGTTACGATTCCATTGATAGTATCATTAAAAAAAATACCACTCCATTAAATATTGATGCGTTGGAACAAGCAGTTCAAAACGGTGCATTAATTCTCGACACACGTATTGCAGATCATTTTGAAAAAGGATTTATTGAGAGTTCATTAAACATCGGATTAAACGGCATGTTTGCTGTTTGGGTGGGAACATTAATTGATATTAATACTCCTCTTGTATTAATTACTGATATTGGAAAAGAAGAAGAAACTGTTTTGCGTTTGGCAAGAGTGGGATATGAAAATGTATTAGGATATCTTGAAGGCGGAATTGCTACCTGGGAAGATGCAGGCAAACCTGTTGAAACTGTGAACACAATTTCCGCTGAGGAAATGACACAATATTATGGTGATGCAGGTTATACTATTTTAGATGTGCGTAAGCCTTCTGAATTCGATACAGAACATATTAAAGGAGCAATTAATATCCAATTAAGTGAGATAGAAAACAGGTTGGGCGAATTAGACGCTGATAAAAAATATATCATTCATTGTGCAGCAGGTTATAGAAGTATGATGGCTGCTTCCATATTAAAAAGTAATGGTATTGAAAATTTTATGAATGTTGCCGGAGGTTGGGGAAGCATTAAAAAAACATCGTTGCCAACGGAAGTTTCGGTGGGGGAAATGATTTGA
- a CDS encoding SusD/RagB family nutrient-binding outer membrane lipoprotein, whose amino-acid sequence MKKILLILTIPVILFNTGCNGWIEEVSESPNSPTEVTPALLLTVSEVAMQSLYTGQLSRTSSILTQQSAGNSFQMIDIRDYKITEQSNTNEWKTVYADALINQQELINVAGDENPYYRGIATILKVMTIGLATDFWGDIPYSSALNGLEGGEANLNPSYDTQETIYATMQSQLDGAITDLSAPSTSNGLLPGADDFIHNGDVSQWIKAAYMLKARYANRLSGKDATGSANDALAAINASGVSSNADNTMAIFGENGNELNPWNSFNTTRDGYIKMGEFFINLMLANSDPRLPLYATLNPDLIYLGVPNNGENFNASNMGLLYGDDNAPLPLLTWYEMLFIEAEAKFRLGDLPGAATAHNNAVKANILATVGAPDIAYETANASETSVTITLEKIMTQKYIAMFSQCEVWSDWRRTDLPTLSPNPDGLESGIPRRFPTCIDERLYNSNAIVISDILRPVWFDE is encoded by the coding sequence ATGAAAAAGATTCTTTTAATACTAACAATTCCGGTTATCCTGTTCAATACAGGATGCAACGGATGGATAGAGGAGGTTTCAGAATCTCCAAATAGTCCTACTGAAGTTACACCGGCTTTATTGCTGACTGTTTCTGAAGTTGCAATGCAATCTTTGTATACGGGACAATTATCCAGAACCAGTTCTATTCTTACACAGCAATCGGCAGGTAATAGTTTTCAAATGATCGATATTCGCGATTATAAGATAACAGAACAATCAAATACTAATGAATGGAAAACAGTGTATGCGGATGCATTAATTAATCAACAGGAATTAATTAATGTTGCAGGTGATGAAAATCCATATTACAGAGGAATTGCAACAATTCTGAAAGTGATGACCATTGGTTTAGCTACCGATTTTTGGGGTGATATTCCTTATTCTTCCGCATTAAACGGATTAGAAGGTGGTGAAGCAAATCTCAACCCTTCGTATGATACGCAGGAAACCATTTACGCTACAATGCAATCACAATTAGATGGAGCTATTACTGATCTTTCTGCTCCTTCAACCAGCAATGGACTTTTACCGGGTGCTGATGATTTTATTCATAATGGTGATGTTTCACAATGGATAAAAGCTGCTTATATGTTAAAAGCAAGATATGCTAATCGTTTAAGTGGGAAAGATGCAACCGGTTCTGCAAATGATGCGCTAGCTGCAATTAATGCTTCCGGTGTTTCCTCTAATGCAGATAATACCATGGCAATATTTGGTGAAAATGGAAATGAATTAAATCCATGGAATTCCTTTAATACCACCAGAGACGGTTATATTAAAATGGGTGAATTCTTTATCAATTTAATGTTGGCGAACAGCGATCCTCGCTTACCATTATATGCTACCTTAAATCCGGATCTTATTTATTTAGGAGTGCCAAATAATGGTGAAAATTTTAATGCATCCAATATGGGTCTTTTATATGGAGACGATAATGCTCCGCTTCCACTTTTAACATGGTACGAAATGTTATTTATTGAGGCTGAAGCAAAATTCCGTTTGGGTGATCTTCCAGGTGCTGCAACTGCTCATAATAATGCTGTTAAAGCAAACATTTTGGCAACAGTAGGTGCTCCTGATATTGCTTACGAAACAGCAAATGCAAGTGAAACGTCTGTAACCATTACCTTGGAAAAGATAATGACACAAAAATATATTGCGATGTTTTCACAATGTGAAGTGTGGTCAGATTGGAGACGCACAGATCTTCCAACACTAAGTCCGAATCCTGATGGTTTGGAGAGTGGAATTCCTCGCAGATTTCCAACTTGTATAGATGAACGTCTTTACAATTCAAATGCCATCGTTATATCTGATATTTTAAGACCAGTTTGGTTTGATGAATAA
- a CDS encoding SusC/RagA family TonB-linked outer membrane protein, producing MRKLATSLLLMPLFMVSLAFGQSKTITGTITSGTDNEPLPGATVLVKGTTTGTVTDIDGKYVLVVPQDKDVLVYTFLGFKMREETIGARNVINVALEEDILGLETVVVTALGISKEKLSLGYSTQQVGGDRLASSGEENFIEGLSAKAAGVQVVGSAGTPGASSKIIIRGPSTFTNENQPLVVIDGVPIDNSTNSTVAGDYPFNANLNGVSNSNRAIDVNPDDIESINILKGPAAAALYGSRAGSGAIIITTKRGNKAGDKSVHINFSSSLEISQVNKLPDQQDQYAQGTGGGDFNADDQIEPEGDFVEADPGPDYLWDTDDDVSGGTPNSWGPLNSTLGISPVDNAGEFFQNGMTYNNNLAISGGTDRGSLRLSIGNTQDNGIIPNTSFDRNSVRINSDMRIFEKFKIAVDANYINSQGNRAQNGSNLSGVMLSLMRTPSSYDLGAGYEYPSGANRNYFNAYDNPYWTAYNNPYTDNTNRLISNVSAVYTPWNWMTVTYRVGADSYTDLRKQIFSIGSNDPANAPGGQIEENSIRYRQIYSDLIASATKNITEDFNMSITLGNNITDIDVSNLYARGRDLTIPDFYNLSNAADLYSSQLTTQQRNAALFGELAFEYQSFLFLTLSGRNEWSSTYGPNQGSAFFPSANIAFVFSEIMNTNNIFSFGKVRFAYAQAGIEPQPYSANTTFISPVYTDGFTDGYSFPYLGQSGFGYSQLNTLGNPDLKPERLTGTEFGLELKFWKGRIDLDAAYYIQNSEDILLTQPIASTSGFSYVYNNAGAMTNKGIELSLNADIVKTKNLTWNVGGNFSKNENEVTALAEGVDEIEIEAGFGDPGAYVIEGQPYGLLYGSQWAYSPDGDLLIDEDGFPIFDTVSGVIGDPYPDWLMNINTGVTYKGFTLSGLLDIRKGGDIWYGTGARMNRIGISEESAERDHTFIIEGVVEQPDGTYLPNTTEIAPIDYWSNYLGDNGATSQSIFDGGWVRLREARLSYEFTLAPKSVLKGLTVSATGRNLWLKTDYPGVDPETSLTGAGSNITGFDWFNNPSTKSYIFTVSAAF from the coding sequence ATGAGAAAATTAGCTACTTCTCTGTTGCTGATGCCTCTGTTTATGGTTTCACTCGCTTTTGGGCAGAGTAAAACAATAACCGGAACGATTACATCAGGAACAGACAATGAACCTTTGCCCGGTGCAACCGTATTGGTGAAGGGCACAACAACAGGAACTGTTACCGATATAGACGGCAAATATGTGCTTGTTGTTCCGCAAGACAAAGATGTTTTAGTGTACACTTTTTTAGGTTTTAAAATGCGGGAAGAAACCATCGGGGCAAGAAATGTTATCAATGTTGCTCTGGAGGAAGATATTCTCGGACTTGAAACTGTAGTTGTTACTGCGCTGGGTATCTCGAAGGAAAAACTTTCCTTGGGATATAGTACACAGCAAGTAGGTGGCGACAGATTAGCGAGCTCCGGTGAGGAAAACTTTATTGAAGGGCTGTCGGCTAAGGCTGCAGGTGTTCAAGTGGTTGGATCTGCGGGCACTCCGGGTGCTTCCAGCAAGATCATTATTCGTGGTCCGAGCACATTCACTAACGAAAATCAACCCTTGGTGGTTATTGATGGTGTTCCGATCGACAACTCTACAAATTCAACCGTAGCAGGTGACTACCCATTTAATGCAAACCTTAATGGTGTGAGTAACTCAAACAGAGCAATAGATGTTAATCCCGATGATATTGAAAGTATTAATATTTTGAAAGGTCCTGCCGCCGCAGCTTTATATGGTTCACGTGCGGGTTCGGGCGCTATCATTATAACAACTAAAAGAGGTAATAAAGCCGGTGATAAATCGGTACATATCAATTTTTCATCCTCCCTGGAAATTAGTCAGGTAAATAAACTTCCTGATCAACAAGATCAATATGCACAAGGAACAGGTGGAGGTGATTTTAATGCTGACGACCAGATTGAACCGGAAGGAGATTTTGTTGAAGCTGATCCGGGTCCGGATTATTTATGGGATACTGATGATGATGTTTCCGGTGGAACTCCAAACAGCTGGGGACCACTTAATAGTACTTTAGGAATTTCTCCGGTTGATAATGCGGGTGAATTTTTCCAAAACGGTATGACCTATAATAATAACTTAGCGATTAGTGGTGGAACAGACAGAGGTTCATTGAGATTATCTATCGGTAATACGCAAGATAATGGTATAATTCCTAATACAAGTTTCGACAGAAATTCAGTGCGTATTAATTCAGATATGCGCATTTTTGAAAAATTTAAAATTGCTGTTGATGCAAATTATATCAATAGCCAGGGAAACAGAGCACAAAATGGAAGTAACCTTTCCGGTGTTATGTTAAGTTTAATGCGCACACCTTCCAGTTACGATCTTGGTGCCGGATATGAATATCCAAGTGGTGCGAACAGAAATTATTTTAATGCATATGATAATCCATATTGGACCGCATACAATAATCCATATACTGATAATACAAACAGGTTGATCAGTAATGTTTCTGCAGTATATACTCCATGGAACTGGATGACAGTAACTTATAGAGTTGGTGCAGATTCTTATACTGATTTGCGCAAACAAATATTTTCGATAGGAAGTAACGATCCTGCAAATGCGCCGGGTGGTCAGATCGAGGAAAATTCTATTCGTTATCGTCAGATCTATAGTGATTTAATTGCATCCGCTACTAAAAATATTACGGAAGATTTTAATATGTCTATAACTCTTGGAAATAACATCACAGATATAGATGTTTCCAATTTATACGCTCGTGGTCGCGATCTCACTATTCCCGATTTTTATAATCTTTCCAATGCTGCAGATCTTTATTCAAGTCAGTTGACAACACAACAAAGAAATGCTGCACTTTTTGGCGAATTAGCATTTGAATATCAAAGTTTCTTATTCTTGACTTTATCAGGAAGAAATGAATGGTCTTCAACCTATGGACCAAATCAGGGAAGTGCATTTTTCCCATCAGCTAATATCGCGTTTGTTTTCAGCGAAATAATGAATACCAATAATATTTTCTCTTTTGGTAAAGTACGTTTTGCTTATGCTCAGGCAGGTATAGAACCTCAACCTTATAGTGCAAATACTACGTTTATTTCTCCTGTATATACGGATGGATTTACCGATGGATATAGCTTTCCATACCTTGGTCAATCAGGTTTTGGTTATAGCCAGTTAAATACACTAGGTAATCCTGACCTTAAACCGGAAAGATTAACCGGAACTGAATTTGGTTTAGAATTGAAATTCTGGAAAGGTAGAATTGATCTTGATGCTGCTTATTATATCCAAAATTCTGAAGATATTTTATTGACACAACCAATTGCTTCCACTTCAGGATTCTCTTATGTATATAACAATGCAGGTGCTATGACAAATAAAGGAATTGAACTTTCTTTAAATGCCGATATTGTTAAAACAAAAAATCTCACTTGGAATGTAGGAGGTAACTTCAGCAAAAACGAAAATGAAGTTACTGCTTTAGCAGAAGGTGTTGATGAAATTGAAATTGAAGCGGGATTTGGTGATCCTGGTGCCTATGTTATTGAAGGTCAGCCTTATGGATTATTATATGGTTCACAATGGGCATATAGCCCCGATGGTGATCTTTTGATAGATGAAGATGGATTTCCAATTTTTGATACCGTTAGCGGTGTAATTGGTGATCCATATCCGGATTGGTTAATGAATATTAATACCGGAGTTACCTATAAAGGTTTCACTTTAAGCGGATTATTAGACATCAGAAAAGGTGGTGATATCTGGTATGGTACCGGTGCTCGTATGAACCGTATTGGTATTTCAGAGGAATCTGCAGAAAGAGATCATACTTTTATTATTGAAGGTGTTGTTGAACAACCTGATGGAACTTATCTTCCGAACACAACCGAAATTGCACCAATTGATTATTGGAGTAATTATTTAGGTGATAATGGCGCTACCTCTCAGTCAATTTTTGATGGAGGTTGGGTACGTCTTCGTGAAGCAAGATTGAGTTATGAATTTACACTTGCTCCGAAAAGTGTTCTTAAAGGACTAACAGTATCGGCAACAGGAAGAAATCTTTGGTTAAAAACTGATTATCCAGGAGTAGATCCGGAGACAAGTTTAACCGGAGCAGGTTCCAATATAACAGGTTTCGACTGGTTTAATAATCCAAGTACTAAATCTTATATTTTCACAGTTAGTGCTGCATTCTAA
- a CDS encoding 2-oxo acid dehydrogenase subunit E2 codes for MSQQELIMPKLGESIMEATILKWLKKEGDNVDLDEAVLEIATDKVDSEVPSPFAGKITKILFNEGDVVQIGKAIAMIETAGGSEVSVKAPIVTQEVKPEVVREAAVEQKVVSTGNAADRFYSPLVLNIAREEGISMAELESIGGTGKDDRVTKADILAYVKDREEGNVKAPVVAEKKTENVPVEEKSTPVTTQVSASKTGTGEIVEMDRMRKLIADHMVMSKKTSPHVTSYVEVDMTPIVEWRNKIKEKFEKREGQKITFTPIFIEAVAKAIKDLPGINISVDGYTITYKKDINIGMAAALPSGNLIVPVIKNADRMNLLGLTAVVNDLASRARNNKLKPDEIQDGTFTLTNVGSFGSLMGTPIINQPQVAILAVGAIKKKPVVMETEYGDVIAIRHMMFMSMSYDHRVVDGMLGGTFLKRVADYLEGFDVNREI; via the coding sequence ATGTCGCAACAAGAATTGATCATGCCTAAATTGGGCGAAAGTATAATGGAAGCCACCATTTTGAAATGGTTGAAAAAAGAAGGTGATAATGTTGACTTGGATGAGGCGGTGCTTGAGATCGCGACCGACAAGGTGGATAGTGAAGTACCATCCCCTTTTGCGGGTAAGATCACAAAAATTCTTTTTAACGAAGGAGATGTCGTTCAGATAGGAAAGGCTATCGCAATGATAGAAACCGCCGGTGGTTCAGAAGTTTCGGTTAAAGCTCCAATTGTTACACAGGAGGTAAAACCGGAAGTTGTAAGAGAGGCAGCCGTAGAGCAAAAGGTAGTTTCTACCGGAAATGCTGCCGATCGGTTTTATTCCCCACTGGTGCTCAATATTGCCAGAGAAGAAGGAATTTCGATGGCTGAACTGGAAAGTATTGGTGGAACCGGGAAAGACGATAGGGTAACAAAAGCAGATATACTGGCTTATGTAAAAGACCGCGAGGAAGGAAATGTGAAAGCTCCGGTAGTTGCAGAAAAAAAGACGGAAAATGTGCCTGTGGAGGAAAAATCTACGCCGGTAACAACTCAGGTTTCCGCTTCCAAGACAGGAACAGGCGAAATTGTGGAAATGGATCGTATGCGAAAACTTATTGCCGATCATATGGTAATGAGCAAAAAAACCTCTCCGCACGTAACTTCTTATGTTGAAGTTGACATGACCCCAATAGTGGAGTGGAGAAATAAGATCAAAGAAAAATTTGAAAAACGCGAAGGACAGAAAATTACCTTCACTCCGATATTTATTGAAGCTGTTGCGAAAGCAATAAAAGACCTTCCTGGGATTAATATTTCTGTTGACGGTTATACTATTACTTATAAAAAGGATATTAATATCGGTATGGCCGCAGCATTACCGAGTGGCAATCTCATAGTTCCTGTTATCAAAAATGCAGACAGAATGAATCTTTTGGGATTGACAGCCGTAGTGAACGATCTTGCATCCCGCGCAAGAAATAATAAACTTAAACCTGACGAGATTCAGGATGGAACTTTTACACTTACCAATGTAGGATCATTCGGAAGTTTAATGGGAACACCAATTATCAATCAACCTCAGGTGGCAATTCTTGCAGTTGGTGCAATTAAGAAAAAACCTGTTGTAATGGAGACTGAATATGGAGATGTTATTGCAATCAGGCATATGATGTTCATGAGCATGAGTTACGATCATAGAGTAGTGGATGGAATGCTCGGTGGAACATTTTTAAAACGCGTAGCAGATTACCTTGAAGGGTTTGACGTTAATAGAGAAATATGA